From a region of the Thiorhodovibrio winogradskyi genome:
- the thiD gene encoding bifunctional hydroxymethylpyrimidine kinase/phosphomethylpyrimidine kinase, with the protein MIKASPRLSDPVLLAIGGHDPGGGAGLQADIETAAALGLHCCSAVTAITVQTSCRLTQLVAQPAEQLRDQCLAVFEDYQVAAVKIGLIGHSHLVQTIAALLKTHPNLPVVFDPVLASGSGERIADAALLNQLRRHLLRRCTLITPNLPEARLLADAPGRDQAARRLLNLGAKAVLITGTHDSSDQVINTFYPGDGALSQWEWPRLTGSFHGSGCTLASAIAARLALGQELKSAVAEAQAYVMDTLRQARALARCQLIPRRLPPPASEPEPEQSTEQAKTQPHALRTLVAPTATKPDNERQPD; encoded by the coding sequence ATGATCAAAGCATCCCCTCGTCTCAGCGATCCCGTCCTGCTCGCCATCGGCGGCCATGACCCCGGCGGCGGCGCCGGCCTGCAAGCCGATATCGAAACCGCCGCGGCCCTGGGCCTGCATTGCTGCAGCGCCGTCACCGCCATCACGGTGCAGACCTCCTGCCGGCTGACGCAGCTGGTCGCGCAACCGGCGGAACAGCTGCGTGATCAATGCCTGGCCGTTTTTGAGGATTACCAGGTCGCGGCTGTCAAAATCGGTCTGATTGGCCACTCGCACCTGGTGCAAACCATTGCCGCCCTACTCAAGACCCATCCCAATCTGCCGGTGGTGTTCGACCCGGTACTTGCCAGCGGGAGTGGCGAGCGCATCGCCGATGCCGCGCTGCTCAATCAACTCAGGCGTCATCTGCTGCGGCGCTGCACGCTGATCACGCCCAACCTGCCCGAGGCGCGGCTGCTGGCCGACGCACCGGGGCGCGATCAAGCCGCCCGGCGGCTGCTGAACCTAGGGGCGAAGGCGGTGCTCATCACCGGCACCCACGACAGCAGCGACCAGGTCATCAACACATTCTACCCCGGCGACGGCGCGCTCAGCCAATGGGAGTGGCCACGCCTGACGGGCAGCTTTCATGGCTCCGGCTGCACCCTGGCCAGCGCCATCGCCGCGCGGCTGGCACTCGGCCAGGAACTCAAGTCAGCCGTGGCCGAGGCGCAGGCTTATGTCATGGACACCCTGCGCCAGGCGCGGGCGCTGGCCCGCTGTCAGCTGATTCCGCGCCGGCTGCCGCCGCCCGCATCCGAACCCGAACCGGAACAATCAACCGAACAAGCCAAAACCCAGCCCCACGCCCTGCGCACCCTGGTTGCGCCGACGGCGACCAAACCAGACAATGAGCGCCAGCCAGACTAA
- a CDS encoding VTT domain-containing protein — MEAGLRALLDTIGAYPGAAYAAVFAAALAESLAVIGAVMPGVLIILVAGALIADGVLGFWPVCLLVITGAVLGDSLSFWLGRRYKRQLRSLWPLNRHPAPLERGMAFFARHGAKSVALGRFVGPVRAMVPLVAGMMDMPTGRFVLANVGSAFLWAPAYLAPGILFGASLKLASEAATGLVFVTLSLIALFLATIWISQRLVRWASARASVWVGALLRWTDQLQRGHPLMAHIAAALADPRHPDAGTLAGLALALLSATLVLGLSLGLVLLGPENLGINQFARDLFLSLESPHADQSLATLGALGDPALLLVLVAVVFVYLRWHGRVRDAAYWLAAASFALIASPLLGLLIGTTRPSPASAADWPLLWPWSFPTPSVLGATLVYGFLALLIARALPGATRWLPFALASSLVGALSFARLYFGTEWLTDILASFTLALVWLAALGLAFARHTRPEPCTGTLASLVLIALLAWLPGYGLLSLDGQTQRLAHLRPEQPLTHIPPAQWLTGEPSTLASVRQDLRHQNHQPFDIQYAGPLPALASALSASGWQAGERLGWHNAPRLLSPSAALSELPLVSHVHQGLHEQLIHTHDRPDGRRYVLRLWPTRYLIDDIGPLWIGDITEVTKERVAGLFALPITLAGTQYDERRALVRELGKHAEIALHRNGLLRISHLAPVARPKAAAAAAAPASDPTPAPP; from the coding sequence ATGGAGGCAGGACTACGCGCGTTGCTCGACACCATCGGCGCCTATCCGGGGGCCGCCTACGCCGCGGTTTTCGCCGCGGCCCTGGCCGAATCCCTGGCGGTCATCGGTGCGGTCATGCCCGGCGTGCTCATCATACTCGTCGCCGGTGCGCTCATTGCCGACGGAGTCCTCGGGTTCTGGCCGGTCTGCCTGCTGGTCATCACCGGCGCCGTCCTCGGTGATAGCTTGAGCTTTTGGCTTGGGCGACGCTACAAACGGCAATTGCGCTCCCTCTGGCCGTTGAATCGCCACCCGGCACCGCTCGAACGCGGCATGGCGTTTTTCGCCCGCCACGGCGCCAAAAGCGTGGCGCTGGGGCGCTTCGTCGGCCCGGTGCGCGCCATGGTGCCACTGGTCGCCGGCATGATGGACATGCCAACAGGGCGCTTTGTCCTCGCCAATGTTGGCTCGGCATTCCTGTGGGCACCAGCCTATCTCGCACCAGGCATTCTCTTTGGCGCCTCGCTGAAATTGGCCAGCGAGGCCGCCACGGGGCTGGTGTTCGTCACCCTAAGCCTGATCGCGCTCTTCCTGGCCACCATTTGGATCAGCCAGCGCCTGGTGCGCTGGGCCAGCGCCCGCGCCAGTGTCTGGGTGGGGGCACTGCTGCGGTGGACCGATCAGCTACAGCGGGGACATCCGCTCATGGCCCATATCGCCGCCGCCCTGGCCGACCCGCGCCACCCGGATGCCGGCACCCTGGCGGGACTCGCCCTGGCGCTGCTGTCCGCCACCCTGGTCCTCGGGCTTAGTTTGGGTTTGGTGCTGCTCGGCCCGGAGAACCTGGGCATCAATCAGTTCGCACGCGACCTTTTCCTCAGCCTGGAGTCGCCCCATGCCGATCAGAGTCTGGCGACCCTCGGCGCACTGGGGGATCCAGCGCTTCTGCTCGTGCTGGTCGCCGTGGTCTTTGTCTATCTGCGCTGGCACGGACGCGTGCGCGACGCCGCCTACTGGCTGGCCGCGGCCAGCTTCGCGCTCATCGCCAGCCCGCTCCTTGGCCTGCTTATCGGCACCACGCGCCCGTCCCCGGCGAGCGCCGCGGACTGGCCACTGCTCTGGCCCTGGTCCTTTCCCACTCCCTCCGTGCTGGGCGCCACGCTGGTCTATGGCTTTCTGGCGCTGCTCATCGCCCGCGCCCTGCCGGGGGCGACCCGCTGGCTGCCCTTTGCCCTGGCCAGCAGCCTGGTTGGCGCGCTCAGCTTCGCACGGCTATATTTTGGTACTGAGTGGCTGACCGACATCCTCGCCAGCTTTACCCTGGCGCTGGTATGGCTCGCCGCCCTCGGACTTGCCTTCGCGCGTCACACCCGCCCCGAGCCCTGCACCGGCACCCTTGCGTCCTTGGTGCTCATCGCATTGCTCGCCTGGTTACCCGGTTATGGTCTGCTGAGCCTTGATGGCCAGACACAGCGGCTCGCGCACCTGCGACCCGAACAACCATTGACCCACATCCCTCCCGCCCAATGGCTGACCGGGGAGCCAAGCACCCTGGCCAGCGTTCGCCAGGATCTGCGCCACCAAAACCACCAGCCTTTCGACATCCAGTACGCCGGACCACTACCGGCCCTGGCCAGCGCCCTGTCCGCCAGCGGCTGGCAAGCCGGCGAGCGGCTCGGCTGGCACAATGCCCCACGGTTGCTCTCGCCCTCGGCGGCACTGTCCGAGCTACCCTTGGTCTCCCATGTGCACCAAGGCCTTCACGAGCAACTCATCCACACCCATGATCGGCCCGATGGCCGACGTTATGTGCTTAGGCTCTGGCCGACTCGCTATCTGATCGACGACATCGGCCCGCTCTGGATTGGCGACATCACCGAAGTCACCAAGGAACGCGTCGCCGGACTCTTTGCCCTGCCCATCACCCTGGCTGGCACCCAGTATGACGAGCGCCGCGCGCTGGTGCGGGAACTTGGCAAGCACGCGGAGATCGCGCTGCATCGCAACGGACTGCTGCGCATCAGTCACCTTGCGCCGGTGGCTCGCCCCAAGGCGGCAGCAGCCGCTGCGGCACCCGCAAGTGATCCAACACCCGCGCCACCATGA
- the argC gene encoding N-acetyl-gamma-glutamyl-phosphate reductase → MIRVGIVGATGYTGSELLRLLLRHREVELIAVTSRAEAGRAVSDYFPALRGVCPLEFAPADSPLLNSCDLVFFATPNGTAMLEAPALLEAGVRVIDLAADFRLRDAELWSSWYGMAHACPDLLSEAVYGLPEVNRAALPGARLVANPGCYPTAVALGFLPLIESGFVDPGFLVADVKSGVSGAGRQAKTGLLMAEVGESFKAYSVAGHRHQPEICQTLRAVQPKGAPAIQLTFVPHLVPMIRGIEATLYARLDPSAGVQGAEQLQSLFEDRYQNESFVDVMPQGSAPETRSVRGTNLCRLAVTVPMAQAAERGQTLVVQSVIDNLVKGAAGQAVQNMNLMFGLAEGTGLSHLAWVP, encoded by the coding sequence ATGATTCGCGTCGGCATTGTTGGGGCCACGGGATACACCGGCTCAGAACTCTTGCGGCTGTTGCTGCGCCATCGGGAGGTGGAGTTGATCGCCGTGACCTCACGTGCCGAGGCAGGACGCGCGGTCAGCGACTACTTCCCCGCGCTCAGAGGTGTCTGCCCGCTTGAGTTCGCGCCCGCCGATTCACCTCTGCTGAACAGCTGCGATCTGGTCTTCTTCGCCACGCCAAATGGCACCGCCATGCTGGAGGCGCCGGCCCTGCTTGAAGCTGGTGTGCGGGTGATCGATCTCGCGGCGGACTTCCGGCTGCGCGATGCCGAGCTCTGGTCTTCCTGGTATGGCATGGCGCACGCCTGCCCCGACCTGCTGTCCGAGGCGGTTTATGGCTTGCCGGAGGTCAATCGCGCGGCTCTGCCGGGAGCGCGTCTGGTGGCGAATCCCGGCTGTTATCCAACCGCGGTGGCGCTCGGCTTTCTACCCCTGATCGAATCCGGGTTTGTTGATCCGGGGTTTTTGGTGGCGGACGTCAAATCCGGCGTCAGCGGCGCGGGCCGGCAGGCAAAGACCGGCTTGCTCATGGCAGAGGTGGGAGAAAGCTTCAAGGCCTACAGCGTGGCGGGGCATCGCCACCAGCCTGAGATTTGCCAGACATTGCGCGCAGTGCAGCCCAAAGGGGCGCCGGCCATCCAGTTGACCTTTGTTCCCCACTTGGTTCCCATGATACGTGGCATTGAGGCAACGCTTTATGCGCGACTTGATCCGAGTGCGGGAGTTCAGGGTGCTGAGCAGCTGCAGTCTCTTTTTGAAGATCGATACCAGAATGAGTCTTTTGTCGATGTGATGCCTCAGGGCTCGGCGCCGGAAACCCGATCCGTGCGTGGGACCAATTTGTGCCGTCTGGCGGTGACTGTGCCGATGGCTCAGGCGGCGGAGCGGGGACAGACCTTGGTGGTGCAATCGGTCATCGATAATTTGGTCAAGGGTGCTGCGGGTCAGGCAGTTCAGAACATGAATCTGATGTTCGGTCTGGCCGAGGGCACCGGCTTGTCCCACTTGGCCTGGGTGCCCTAG
- a CDS encoding HesB/IscA family protein, producing MSTALTESEVNLTEPAVAKMTELFAQVEEGVRGVRVYAAPGGCSGVSFGMTFTDEINAQDGVRDFDSFKLVVDDGTLDYLRGVEIDFVDQGDGNATFVFNNLPSMGGGCGSCGSSNGGGCSS from the coding sequence ATGTCTACCGCGTTGACAGAATCTGAAGTGAACTTGACAGAGCCGGCTGTCGCGAAGATGACGGAGCTCTTCGCCCAGGTCGAAGAGGGCGTGCGGGGCGTGCGTGTTTATGCCGCGCCTGGGGGCTGCAGCGGCGTCAGCTTTGGCATGACCTTCACCGACGAAATCAATGCACAGGATGGTGTGCGGGATTTCGATAGCTTTAAGCTGGTCGTTGATGATGGCACGCTTGATTACCTGCGCGGGGTCGAGATCGATTTTGTCGACCAGGGTGACGGCAATGCAACTTTCGTATTCAATAACTTGCCGAGCATGGGTGGGGGCTGTGGTAGCTGTGGTTCATCCAACGGCGGTGGCTGTTCCTCCTGA
- the lnt gene encoding apolipoprotein N-acyltransferase produces the protein MASPWCWLLAPIAGAATVLAFAPFGWYPLGILALVLWYQCLRGRTGRDAFVHGWLYGAGLLGVGVAWIRISLNEFGNLPAVAANGMMLLFVAAMALYYGLAGWLIGRVQPVLQRFDWAGPMLLLPAVWVLSEWLRSWVLTGFPWLLLGNTQVDSPLAGWAPILGVHGLSLLAALSAGLLWLSVARCRARPAALIVLAVIWAGGGLLRMIDWTQPSGEPFTAVLVQANIAPSLKWQPEALEPNLEAHLAFTRQHLGVGLIVWPETAIPSFLHEVRLSLIEPLAERARAEGSEILIGVPIMEGDRRYYNGLLSIGTAEDSYYKRHLVPFGEYLPLRALIGPLVDWFDVPMSSFSPGRAEQPLLRVGPHHAGASICYEDVFPDQVRQALPAADYLVNVSNDAWFGDSLAPAQHLEFARLRALENGRYLVRATNTGISAIIDQKGRLTAVLPAFERGALVGEVRPFSGETPFSRLGSLVPISLALIMLLASLLLGRLGRRA, from the coding sequence TTGGCATCGCCCTGGTGCTGGCTGCTCGCACCCATCGCCGGTGCCGCCACCGTTCTGGCCTTCGCGCCCTTCGGCTGGTATCCGCTTGGTATTCTGGCTTTGGTTCTTTGGTATCAGTGTCTGCGCGGGCGCACCGGGCGCGACGCCTTTGTGCATGGCTGGCTTTATGGCGCGGGCCTCCTGGGTGTCGGTGTCGCCTGGATTCGCATCAGCCTGAATGAATTCGGCAATCTGCCAGCCGTCGCCGCCAACGGCATGATGCTGCTGTTCGTCGCCGCCATGGCACTTTACTACGGGCTGGCGGGCTGGCTGATTGGGCGGGTCCAACCGGTTTTGCAGCGCTTCGACTGGGCCGGGCCCATGCTGCTGCTTCCGGCAGTCTGGGTGCTGAGCGAATGGCTGCGCTCCTGGGTTTTGACCGGCTTTCCCTGGTTGCTGCTAGGCAATACCCAGGTGGATTCGCCGCTTGCCGGTTGGGCCCCGATCCTGGGCGTGCATGGGCTCAGTCTGCTGGCCGCCCTCTCGGCCGGTTTGCTGTGGCTGTCCGTGGCACGGTGCCGCGCCCGCCCGGCGGCCCTGATTGTGCTGGCTGTCATCTGGGCGGGCGGCGGCCTGTTGCGGATGATCGACTGGACGCAGCCCTCGGGCGAGCCTTTCACCGCCGTCTTGGTGCAGGCCAATATCGCCCCCTCGCTCAAATGGCAGCCGGAGGCGCTCGAGCCCAATCTCGAAGCCCATCTGGCGTTCACGCGCCAGCATCTGGGCGTCGGCCTGATTGTGTGGCCGGAAACCGCCATCCCCAGCTTTCTGCACGAGGTGCGCCTGTCGTTGATCGAGCCCCTGGCCGAGCGTGCTCGCGCCGAGGGCTCGGAGATTCTGATTGGCGTGCCCATCATGGAAGGCGACAGGCGTTACTATAACGGGCTGCTCAGTATCGGTACGGCGGAGGACAGCTACTACAAGCGCCACTTGGTGCCCTTCGGCGAGTATCTGCCCCTGCGCGCTCTGATTGGACCGCTGGTGGACTGGTTCGATGTGCCCATGTCTTCCTTCAGTCCCGGTCGTGCCGAGCAGCCGCTGCTGCGCGTCGGCCCACATCATGCCGGTGCCTCCATCTGCTATGAGGATGTCTTCCCCGACCAGGTGCGCCAGGCCCTGCCGGCGGCGGATTATCTGGTCAATGTGTCCAACGATGCCTGGTTTGGCGATTCGCTCGCGCCCGCGCAGCATCTGGAGTTCGCCCGCCTGCGCGCGCTGGAGAACGGCCGCTATCTGGTGCGTGCCACCAATACCGGCATTTCCGCCATTATCGATCAGAAAGGGCGCCTGACCGCCGTGCTGCCAGCCTTCGAGCGCGGCGCCCTGGTGGGCGAGGTGCGGCCTTTTAGCGGCGAGACGCCCTTCTCGCGCCTCGGCAGCCTGGTGCCCATTAGTCTTGCTCTGATCATGCTGCTGGCCTCCCTGCTGCTCGGACGACTAGGGCGACGCGCATGA
- a CDS encoding flavin prenyltransferase UbiX, which translates to MSERLPDERCDEPVWPRTIAVALTGASGIHYGLRLLHCLIDSGVRVYLLISQAGQVVLKMEAGIDAPARPAEAERFFSARFGAAPGQLRVFGRQQWTAPVASGSHPPEAMVICPCTTGTLASLAAGLSQDLIQRAADVVLKERRTLILVVRETPFTTIHLENMLRLARAGAVIMPANPGFYYQPQSIDALIDFMVARVLDHLRVPQRLLPPWGEPPAQGD; encoded by the coding sequence GTGAGCGAGCGTCTCCCGGATGAGCGCTGTGACGAGCCGGTCTGGCCGCGCACCATCGCGGTGGCGCTGACCGGTGCCTCCGGCATTCACTATGGTTTACGGCTGCTGCATTGCTTGATCGATTCCGGGGTGCGGGTCTATCTCCTGATCTCCCAGGCCGGGCAGGTGGTGCTCAAGATGGAGGCGGGCATTGATGCGCCGGCGCGACCGGCCGAGGCCGAGCGGTTTTTCAGCGCGCGTTTCGGGGCTGCTCCGGGACAGCTGCGGGTGTTTGGCCGCCAGCAGTGGACGGCGCCCGTGGCCAGCGGCAGTCATCCGCCGGAGGCCATGGTGATCTGCCCCTGCACCACGGGAACCCTGGCCAGCCTGGCCGCCGGCCTGAGTCAGGACTTGATTCAGCGCGCCGCCGATGTGGTGCTCAAGGAGCGTCGGACACTGATTTTGGTGGTGCGCGAGACTCCCTTCACGACCATTCATCTGGAAAACATGCTGCGCCTGGCGCGCGCCGGGGCGGTGATCATGCCGGCCAATCCGGGGTTTTATTATCAGCCGCAAAGCATTGATGCGCTGATTGACTTCATGGTGGCGCGGGTGTTGGATCACTTGCGGGTGCCGCAGCGGCTGCTGCCGCCTTGGGGCGAGCCACCGGCGCAAGGTGACTGA
- the hemL gene encoding glutamate-1-semialdehyde 2,1-aminomutase translates to MSRSHDLFAAAQQHIPGGVNSPVRAFRGVGGDPIFFESAAGSKVTDADGKSYIDYVGSWGPMILGHAHPEVIAAVTERVAKGLSFGAPTELETQMADKVCELVPSIDLVRMVSSGTEATMSALRLARGFTGRDKVVKFEGCYHGHVDSLLVKAGSGMLTLGEPSSPGVPAALAELTLTLTYNNLDGVRETFAKMGSEIACIIVEPVAGNMNCIPPQPGFLEGLREICDQYGSVLIFDEVMTGFRVGLGGAQGRYGIKPDLTALGKVIGGGMPVGAFGGRRDIMEKISPLGPVYQAGTLSGNPIAMTAGLKTLELISAPGFFDRVEASTTRLIQGLSELATAAGVGFSTNQAGAMFGLFFTNAGPVTNYQLATGCDQDAFRAFFQAMLEQGVYLAPSAFEAGFVSSAHSDADIDATLDAARTAFAKLAG, encoded by the coding sequence ATGAGCCGATCCCATGACCTTTTCGCCGCCGCCCAGCAGCACATTCCCGGTGGCGTGAATTCCCCGGTGCGCGCCTTTCGCGGCGTTGGCGGCGACCCGATCTTTTTCGAGTCCGCCGCTGGTTCCAAGGTGACCGACGCCGATGGCAAAAGCTACATCGACTATGTCGGCTCCTGGGGGCCGATGATCCTCGGCCACGCCCATCCCGAGGTGATCGCGGCCGTGACCGAGCGCGTCGCCAAAGGTCTGTCCTTCGGCGCCCCGACCGAACTCGAAACCCAAATGGCCGACAAGGTCTGCGAGTTGGTGCCGAGCATTGACCTGGTGCGCATGGTTAGCTCCGGCACCGAGGCCACCATGAGCGCCCTGCGCCTGGCACGCGGCTTCACCGGTCGCGACAAGGTGGTCAAGTTCGAGGGCTGCTACCACGGCCATGTCGACTCCCTGCTGGTCAAGGCCGGCTCCGGCATGTTGACCCTGGGCGAACCCAGCTCCCCCGGCGTACCCGCCGCGCTCGCGGAACTAACCCTGACGCTCACTTATAATAATCTCGACGGTGTGCGCGAGACCTTCGCCAAGATGGGATCAGAGATTGCCTGCATCATCGTCGAGCCAGTCGCCGGCAACATGAACTGCATCCCACCACAGCCGGGCTTTCTTGAAGGGCTGCGCGAGATCTGCGATCAATACGGCAGCGTGCTGATTTTCGACGAGGTCATGACCGGTTTCCGTGTCGGCCTCGGCGGCGCCCAGGGCCGCTATGGCATCAAGCCGGACCTGACCGCGCTCGGCAAGGTGATCGGCGGCGGCATGCCGGTCGGCGCCTTCGGCGGACGGCGCGACATCATGGAGAAGATTTCCCCGCTCGGCCCGGTCTATCAGGCCGGCACCCTGTCTGGGAACCCCATCGCCATGACGGCGGGCCTGAAGACATTGGAGTTGATCTCGGCGCCCGGCTTCTTCGACCGGGTCGAGGCCAGCACCACCCGTCTGATCCAGGGTCTGAGCGAGCTGGCCACCGCCGCCGGCGTTGGTTTCAGCACCAATCAGGCCGGCGCCATGTTCGGGCTCTTTTTCACCAACGCAGGCCCCGTGACCAACTACCAGCTGGCGACTGGCTGCGATCAGGACGCCTTCCGCGCCTTTTTCCAGGCAATGCTAGAGCAAGGCGTCTACCTCGCGCCCTCGGCCTTCGAGGCCGGCTTTGTCTCCTCGGCGCACAGCGATGCCGATATCGACGCGACCCTCGACGCCGCGCGCACGGCTTTCGCCAAACTGGCCGGCTGA
- a CDS encoding rubredoxin, with the protein MKRYVCLLCGLVYDEEKGWPEDGIAPGTKWEDVPEDWVCPECNAGKDDFEMTEL; encoded by the coding sequence ATGAAGCGATACGTTTGTCTGTTGTGTGGACTGGTTTACGACGAAGAAAAGGGTTGGCCGGAGGATGGCATCGCGCCTGGCACCAAGTGGGAGGATGTGCCCGAGGATTGGGTGTGCCCTGAATGCAACGCGGGCAAGGATGACTTCGAGATGACCGAACTTTGA
- a CDS encoding aldolase catalytic domain-containing protein: MSEKAPWITYRPELKVLDCTVRDGGLINAHQFTDTFVTAVYRACLAAGVDYMEIGYKNSKKTFPKEQFGPWRHCDEEDMRRVVGDHDSATNGLKLAAMADAGKSDWKTELLPAADSVLDVIRVAFYAHQVSEAVEMISHAHAIGYETTANLMAVSNITESEIDTVLEAIAPTPASTMVIVDSFGYLYREQVDRLYHKYAAAMADSGKEIGIHAHNNMQLAFANTIEAIILGCNRVDATIFGMGRGAGNCHTELLLGFLRNPKFDVRPIIEVIQHHVMPLRGQIEWGPLVPYNITGQLNQHPRAAIEWREGSTPDDFLAFYDKVVAEI; the protein is encoded by the coding sequence ATGTCCGAAAAAGCCCCTTGGATCACCTACCGCCCCGAACTCAAGGTACTTGACTGCACCGTGCGCGATGGGGGGTTGATCAATGCGCATCAGTTCACCGATACCTTTGTGACAGCCGTTTACCGCGCCTGCCTGGCCGCTGGCGTCGACTACATGGAGATCGGCTACAAGAACTCCAAGAAAACCTTCCCCAAGGAGCAATTCGGCCCCTGGCGCCATTGTGACGAGGAGGATATGCGACGCGTCGTGGGTGACCATGACAGTGCCACCAATGGCCTGAAGCTCGCCGCCATGGCCGACGCTGGCAAAAGCGACTGGAAAACCGAACTGCTACCGGCCGCCGACAGTGTGCTCGATGTGATTCGCGTTGCATTCTACGCGCACCAAGTCTCGGAGGCGGTAGAGATGATCTCCCATGCACACGCTATTGGCTATGAGACTACGGCTAATCTGATGGCGGTCTCCAACATCACCGAGTCGGAAATCGACACCGTCCTGGAGGCTATCGCGCCGACTCCGGCCTCCACCATGGTAATCGTGGACAGCTTTGGCTACCTGTACCGCGAACAGGTCGACCGCCTGTACCACAAGTACGCGGCGGCCATGGCCGACAGCGGCAAGGAGATTGGCATCCATGCGCACAACAATATGCAGCTTGCCTTCGCCAACACCATCGAGGCCATCATTCTTGGCTGCAATCGCGTGGATGCAACTATCTTCGGCATGGGCCGTGGCGCCGGCAACTGCCACACCGAGCTGCTGCTGGGTTTCTTGCGGAATCCTAAGTTCGACGTGCGCCCCATCATTGAGGTGATTCAGCACCATGTCATGCCGTTGCGCGGTCAGATCGAGTGGGGTCCGCTGGTGCCCTACAATATTACCGGTCAGCTCAATCAGCATCCGCGTGCGGCGATTGAGTGGCGCGAGGGTTCAACGCCGGACGATTTTCTCGCCTTCTACGACAAGGTAGTGGCCGAGATCTAA
- the mpl gene encoding UDP-N-acetylmuramate:L-alanyl-gamma-D-glutamyl-meso-diaminopimelate ligase, whose product MHLHILGICGTFMGGLALLARELGHRVTGSDANVYPPMSTQLEAAGIRLAQGYAASHLQPAPDVVVVGNAMTRGVPAVEYLLDEGLPYVSGPRWLAEHLLGARHVLAVAGTHGKTTTASLLAWLLEDAGFEPGFLIGGVPGNFGQSARLGGGRYFVVEADEYDTAFFDKRSKFLHYRPRTLVINNLEFDHADIFGDLAAIQRQFHHLVRTVPGSGLIIHPRGVESIEQVLAMGCWTPRQTLALAGPELADQPRQPGADWCAELLNPAGTEVRLHRDGTALGSWSWNQTGRHNASNALAAIVAAAHVGVAPRAAMAALSRFQGVRRRMELRGEVGGVRLYDDFAHHPTAIATTLDGLRQSVGKARIVAVLEPRSNTMRAGVHADTLAASLREADLVFLFAPADLGWDAAAVLAPLGERARVMEAIEPLVARISQAVQPGDHLLVMSNGGFQGIHQRLLDTLTARFSAGLA is encoded by the coding sequence ATGCATCTGCACATTCTTGGTATTTGCGGCACCTTCATGGGCGGGCTGGCGTTGCTGGCGCGCGAGCTGGGCCATCGGGTCACGGGCTCCGATGCCAATGTCTATCCGCCCATGAGCACGCAGTTGGAGGCGGCCGGCATCAGGCTGGCGCAAGGTTACGCGGCCTCTCATCTGCAGCCGGCGCCCGATGTGGTGGTGGTGGGCAATGCCATGACCCGCGGGGTGCCGGCGGTGGAATACCTGCTCGATGAGGGGTTGCCCTATGTGTCGGGGCCGCGGTGGCTGGCGGAGCATCTGCTGGGTGCGCGCCATGTGTTGGCGGTGGCCGGAACCCATGGCAAGACCACCACCGCCAGTCTGCTGGCCTGGCTGCTGGAGGATGCAGGGTTCGAGCCTGGGTTTCTGATCGGCGGGGTACCGGGCAATTTTGGCCAGTCGGCGCGACTTGGCGGCGGGCGCTACTTCGTGGTCGAGGCGGATGAATACGACACGGCCTTTTTCGACAAGCGCTCCAAGTTCCTGCATTACCGCCCGCGCACCCTGGTGATCAATAATCTGGAGTTCGATCACGCGGATATTTTTGGCGATCTGGCCGCCATTCAACGCCAGTTTCATCATTTGGTCCGCACTGTGCCCGGCTCCGGGCTGATCATCCATCCGCGAGGGGTGGAGAGTATCGAACAGGTACTGGCCATGGGCTGCTGGACGCCACGGCAGACGCTGGCGCTCGCCGGGCCTGAGTTGGCGGACCAGCCGCGACAGCCTGGAGCTGACTGGTGCGCGGAATTGCTCAACCCGGCCGGGACCGAGGTGCGACTCCATCGCGACGGGACCGCCTTGGGATCCTGGTCCTGGAATCAGACCGGTCGGCACAATGCATCCAATGCGTTGGCCGCCATCGTGGCGGCGGCCCATGTCGGGGTGGCGCCGCGAGCGGCCATGGCGGCGCTGAGTCGTTTTCAGGGCGTGCGCCGACGCATGGAGCTGCGCGGGGAGGTCGGCGGCGTGCGCCTCTATGATGATTTTGCCCATCACCCAACCGCCATCGCCACCACGCTCGACGGGCTGCGCCAGTCTGTCGGCAAGGCGCGCATTGTCGCGGTGCTGGAGCCACGCTCCAACACCATGCGCGCCGGTGTCCATGCCGACACCCTGGCCGCCTCGCTGAGAGAAGCCGATCTGGTCTTTCTGTTCGCGCCCGCGGATCTTGGCTGGGATGCGGCCGCGGTCCTGGCACCCCTGGGCGAGCGGGCGCGGGTGATGGAGGCCATCGAGCCCTTGGTGGCCAGGATCAGCCAGGCTGTCCAGCCGGGCGATCATCTGCTGGTGATGAGCAACGGCGGTTTTCAGGGCATTCATCAGCGACTGCTCGATACCTTGACGGCGCGGTTTTCCGCGGGTCTGGCGTGA